The following are encoded in a window of Narcine bancroftii isolate sNarBan1 chromosome 2, sNarBan1.hap1, whole genome shotgun sequence genomic DNA:
- the LOC138753346 gene encoding NADH dehydrogenase [ubiquinone] 1 beta subcomplex subunit 1 isoform X1 has product MQRVTGSEVAGLYHSLHTPTLETLAFSRCPSPGGLSCVTKRRPNGSEVTCHRMNLIGIMRDHWSLVLVPLGFVLGCYLDRKNDEKLTAFRNKSLLYKRDLKPGEETTWK; this is encoded by the exons ATGCAACGCGTCACCGGGTCAGAGGTCGCTGGACTCTACCATTCCCTTCACACCCCGACGCTTGAAACCTTGGCTTTTTCTCGGTGCCCTTCTCCGGGAGGATTGAGTTGCGTGACCAAACGGCGGCCTAATGGTAGTGAGGTGACGTGCCA CAGAATGAACTTGATTGGTATCATGCGTGATCACTGGAGTCTTGTCCTTGTCCCTCTGGGTTTTGTATTGGGATGTTATCTAGATAGAAAGAATGATGAAAAGCTTACTGCATTCAGAAATAAAAGCTTACTATACAAACG AGACTTGAAACCAGGTGAAGAAACTACATGGAAGTGA
- the LOC138753346 gene encoding NADH dehydrogenase [ubiquinone] 1 beta subcomplex subunit 1 isoform X2 — MQRVTGSEVAGLYHSLHTPTLETLAFSRCPSPGGLSCVTKRRPNGSEVTCQMNLIGIMRDHWSLVLVPLGFVLGCYLDRKNDEKLTAFRNKSLLYKRDLKPGEETTWK, encoded by the exons ATGCAACGCGTCACCGGGTCAGAGGTCGCTGGACTCTACCATTCCCTTCACACCCCGACGCTTGAAACCTTGGCTTTTTCTCGGTGCCCTTCTCCGGGAGGATTGAGTTGCGTGACCAAACGGCGGCCTAATGGTAGTGAGGTGACGTGCCA AATGAACTTGATTGGTATCATGCGTGATCACTGGAGTCTTGTCCTTGTCCCTCTGGGTTTTGTATTGGGATGTTATCTAGATAGAAAGAATGATGAAAAGCTTACTGCATTCAGAAATAAAAGCTTACTATACAAACG AGACTTGAAACCAGGTGAAGAAACTACATGGAAGTGA
- the LOC138753346 gene encoding NADH dehydrogenase [ubiquinone] 1 beta subcomplex subunit 1 isoform X3, with protein sequence MNLIGIMRDHWSLVLVPLGFVLGCYLDRKNDEKLTAFRNKSLLYKRDLKPGEETTWK encoded by the exons ATGAACTTGATTGGTATCATGCGTGATCACTGGAGTCTTGTCCTTGTCCCTCTGGGTTTTGTATTGGGATGTTATCTAGATAGAAAGAATGATGAAAAGCTTACTGCATTCAGAAATAAAAGCTTACTATACAAACG AGACTTGAAACCAGGTGAAGAAACTACATGGAAGTGA